The following coding sequences are from one Salinicoccus sp. Bachu38 window:
- a CDS encoding PTS sugar transporter subunit IIC encodes MEQLIGIGLLILLLAFFTLFTYYAPHGDKAMGALAAAAIATFLVEALQSFVIGDIFSLGFFQEAGTEAGLLSGVIVAFLVALTMGVNPLNSAIIAVSCGGIGLIPSFFAAYLISFGVKYLEKKIPNGLDFIIVVIAVVPLTRLIGAVLTPMVDASLLKIGSIIEVATETSPIIMGLMLGGIITVVGTSPLSSMALTALLGLTGIPMAVGSLAAFGSAFINGTLFHKLKIGNAKSVLSVAIEPLSKADVISANPLPIYITNFIGGGLSGVIIAYSGLVNDAPGTATPTAGLLVLFGYNPAIQVLLYAVIVAIVSGLVGLAGAYFFRNFPIHSSDFAKVADEMEEESDKFKKTADI; translated from the coding sequence ATGGAACAGTTGATTGGTATCGGATTACTCATACTTTTACTCGCGTTTTTCACCCTATTCACCTACTACGCTCCCCACGGCGACAAAGCCATGGGTGCACTCGCTGCAGCGGCCATTGCAACCTTTCTGGTAGAAGCACTGCAGTCATTTGTCATAGGAGACATATTCAGCCTGGGGTTCTTCCAGGAGGCGGGCACTGAAGCCGGACTCCTGAGCGGGGTCATCGTTGCATTCCTCGTGGCTTTGACAATGGGTGTGAACCCGCTCAATTCTGCAATTATCGCCGTCTCATGTGGAGGCATCGGTCTGATACCGAGCTTCTTTGCGGCCTACCTCATATCGTTCGGGGTCAAGTATCTTGAAAAGAAGATTCCGAATGGATTGGACTTCATCATTGTCGTTATCGCAGTTGTGCCCCTCACCCGTCTGATCGGTGCAGTGCTGACTCCGATGGTGGATGCATCACTGCTTAAAATCGGGAGCATCATTGAAGTGGCTACAGAGACCAGCCCGATCATCATGGGACTGATGCTCGGCGGCATCATCACCGTGGTAGGTACATCACCTCTGAGTTCGATGGCACTGACAGCATTGCTGGGTCTTACGGGCATACCGATGGCCGTAGGCAGTCTCGCAGCATTCGGTTCAGCATTCATAAACGGCACGCTCTTCCATAAGCTGAAGATAGGAAACGCGAAATCTGTATTGTCAGTAGCAATTGAACCGCTGTCCAAAGCGGATGTCATTTCAGCAAACCCGCTTCCCATATACATAACCAACTTTATCGGAGGCGGGTTGAGTGGCGTGATCATTGCCTATTCGGGGCTCGTCAATGATGCCCCGGGGACTGCAACGCCGACAGCCGGACTGCTTGTATTGTTCGGTTATAATCCGGCGATACAGGTACTGCTTTATGCAGTCATTGTCGCAATCGTCTCCGGGCTGGTCGGCCTTGCAGGTGCCTACTTCTTCAGAAACTTCCCTATCCATAGCAGTGACTTTGCCAAGGTGGCGGATGAAATGGAAGAAGAATCGGACAAATTCAAAAAGACGGCAGATATATGA
- a CDS encoding alanine/glycine:cation symporter family protein, whose amino-acid sequence MGERFENFTADVSGFVWGLPLIIFLVGTGLYLTIRLAFFSFRMLPYSLKLVFSKADTKSEGDITHFQALMTALAATVGTGNVVGVATAVVIGGPGAVFWMWITALVGMATKYSEGVLGVKYRQKNAKGEMSGGPMYYLEHGLGQKWLGVLFAFFAVFAAIFGIGNMIQANAASGVALDVFNIPVWVTGIVFAVLIGLVLIGGVRSIGKTASILVPFMVALYLIAGVLILVLHIDQVPAAFGLIFSDAFTGNAVAGGALGTVIRMGVARGLFSNEAGLGTGGIAAAAARTDVPPRQALVSMTQVFIDTIIVCTITGVSLTMAGLYTSGTEGAALTAQSFDQLLPGFGDIIVAVTLLTFIFSTILGWGYFGEKCFTYLVGDNFTLLYRIIFVLAIIPGATMSLGTVWNLGDIFNGLMAVPNLIGLLLLSGVVVTETKQFNELRKREKQEVG is encoded by the coding sequence ATGGGAGAAAGGTTTGAAAATTTCACAGCAGATGTCAGCGGCTTTGTATGGGGGTTGCCTCTGATCATCTTTCTGGTCGGTACAGGTCTCTATCTGACGATCAGACTTGCTTTTTTCTCTTTTCGGATGCTGCCTTATTCACTGAAACTTGTCTTCAGTAAGGCGGATACGAAAAGCGAAGGGGATATCACCCATTTTCAGGCTCTGATGACGGCGCTTGCTGCAACAGTCGGCACAGGTAATGTAGTTGGCGTGGCGACCGCTGTCGTCATCGGGGGACCGGGAGCGGTCTTTTGGATGTGGATCACTGCGCTTGTCGGTATGGCGACGAAGTATTCCGAAGGGGTGCTCGGGGTCAAATACCGTCAGAAGAATGCCAAAGGAGAAATGTCAGGTGGCCCGATGTATTATCTCGAGCATGGGCTCGGACAGAAATGGCTCGGCGTACTCTTTGCATTCTTTGCAGTATTTGCGGCGATATTCGGAATCGGCAATATGATACAGGCGAATGCTGCTTCGGGCGTCGCTTTGGATGTGTTCAATATACCGGTATGGGTCACAGGGATAGTGTTTGCCGTCCTCATCGGGCTGGTACTCATCGGTGGCGTGAGGAGCATCGGAAAGACGGCGAGTATACTCGTCCCATTCATGGTTGCGCTCTATCTGATTGCAGGGGTCCTTATACTTGTGCTACATATCGATCAAGTACCTGCTGCCTTCGGTCTGATCTTTTCGGATGCGTTCACTGGAAACGCCGTCGCAGGCGGCGCTCTGGGCACGGTCATAAGAATGGGTGTAGCGCGCGGTCTCTTCTCAAACGAGGCCGGGCTTGGTACCGGTGGCATCGCTGCCGCTGCAGCACGCACAGATGTGCCGCCCCGTCAGGCATTGGTATCCATGACACAGGTGTTCATCGACACCATCATCGTATGTACGATTACAGGTGTGTCTCTGACGATGGCAGGTCTCTACACAAGCGGAACAGAAGGAGCTGCATTGACGGCACAGTCCTTCGATCAGCTGCTTCCCGGGTTCGGGGATATTATTGTTGCTGTTACACTGCTCACTTTCATCTTCTCAACGATACTCGGTTGGGGATACTTTGGTGAAAAATGCTTCACTTATCTTGTCGGGGACAATTTCACTTTGCTTTATAGGATCATATTCGTATTGGCAATCATCCCAGGAGCTACGATGTCACTCGGCACCGTATGGAACCTCGGAGATATTTTCAATGGTCTGATGGCGGTGCCGAACCTGATTGGTCTGCTGCTGCTCTCTGGTGTGGTCGTCACTGAAACAAAGCAGTTCAATGAGCTCAGGAAGAGAGAAAAGCAGGAAGTGGGCTGA
- a CDS encoding MFS transporter — MRTVQVEQVIDQSRFNKFHLLVFLWCFFAISFDGFDIALYGIGLPLMMEDFGLSSAEGGAIGSYALIGMMLGTFILGSFSDILGRKRVLALCLALISIFNMLAGFAPNATFFVIMRFIASMGMGGLMPVVISLMTEYSPKKNRAMTVAVMYCGYSIGAILASLIAMGLLESLGWRFMYWLGVLPLLTLPFFLKQFPESLSYYIARGRGDQVAHILNRADPEGNYSPEERFEYTKAAKAAKGVPVSRLFKDSRGRTTVAFWIMVFSCLMMIYGLNTWLPAIMQESGFGIASSLSFVMILAVGQIAGSLAGGYLVDRVGHRNVLLSMYLIGALTFIVLSVTHEPIVLYILIAIGGACTGGTQNLVNPYISSFYPADIRGTGLSMAVGIGRLGSISAPLLIGFVLMTNIAPQTAFIAFAIPSLVGGVALLLVQERHANHVQQRRKKAVTNIPGTSV, encoded by the coding sequence ATGCGTACAGTACAGGTAGAACAGGTCATCGATCAGAGCAGATTCAATAAATTTCATCTGCTCGTTTTCCTGTGGTGCTTTTTTGCAATTTCGTTCGATGGTTTCGACATTGCACTTTATGGCATTGGATTGCCGTTAATGATGGAGGATTTTGGCCTCAGCTCTGCAGAAGGTGGGGCAATCGGCAGCTATGCACTCATTGGAATGATGCTGGGAACATTCATACTCGGCTCTTTTTCCGATATCCTTGGCCGAAAAAGGGTACTTGCACTCTGCCTGGCACTCATCAGCATTTTCAATATGCTTGCCGGCTTCGCACCGAATGCCACCTTCTTCGTCATCATGCGATTCATTGCCTCCATGGGAATGGGCGGACTGATGCCAGTCGTTATTTCCCTAATGACCGAGTATTCGCCAAAGAAGAACAGGGCGATGACCGTCGCCGTAATGTACTGCGGTTACTCCATTGGAGCCATTTTAGCCTCCTTGATTGCCATGGGGCTTCTGGAATCACTTGGATGGCGATTCATGTACTGGCTCGGCGTGCTCCCTCTTCTCACCCTTCCTTTCTTTCTGAAACAGTTTCCGGAATCCCTGTCATATTACATAGCGAGGGGCCGGGGGGACCAGGTGGCACATATATTGAACCGGGCTGATCCTGAAGGAAACTATAGCCCTGAAGAGCGGTTCGAATATACAAAGGCGGCCAAAGCTGCCAAGGGAGTGCCTGTGAGCAGACTGTTCAAGGACAGCCGTGGCCGCACTACAGTCGCATTCTGGATTATGGTATTCAGCTGCCTGATGATGATCTATGGTTTGAACACATGGCTCCCGGCAATCATGCAGGAATCCGGTTTCGGCATTGCTTCAAGTCTCTCCTTCGTCATGATTTTGGCGGTGGGTCAGATTGCCGGTTCATTGGCTGGTGGCTATCTGGTGGACCGTGTTGGGCATCGCAACGTGCTTCTATCGATGTATCTCATCGGTGCTCTGACTTTCATCGTATTAAGTGTTACACATGAACCTATAGTGCTGTATATACTCATCGCAATTGGCGGAGCCTGCACCGGTGGCACACAGAATCTCGTCAATCCGTATATCAGTTCGTTCTATCCGGCTGATATCAGGGGGACCGGGCTGAGCATGGCCGTAGGCATTGGACGTCTGGGCTCTATTTCCGCCCCCCTTCTGATCGGATTTGTACTGATGACGAACATTGCCCCCCAGACTGCCTTCATTGCATTTGCCATTCCGAGCCTGGTTGGAGGCGTCGCGCTCCTGCTCGTCCAGGAGAGGCATGCCAACCATGTACAGCAAAGACGGAAAAAAGCGGTCACCAATATCCCCGGAACAAGTGTATAG
- a CDS encoding 5-methyltetrahydropteroyltriglutamate--homocysteine S-methyltransferase, which translates to MSTLKTKKIYRADHVGSLLRPERIKEARKQFSEGAMDAEELKRIENEEIARIVKKQKELGLEAVTDGELRRSWWHFDFLENLTGVEGYWSGDGIAFKEKTTKSRAIKVTGKLDFNDHPMLQDFKYLNEQAGDHTAKFTIPSPSMLHFRGEIDPSVYPDEDVFFDDLAKAYKKALDAFYKAGCRYLQLDDTAWAYLCSEEQKEELKNKGLDPDHLVGKYLETLNKAVADRPDDFKITMHICRGNFRSTWISSGGYEPVAKEIFGKLDIDGFFLEYDSDRAGDFRPLRHVNREDLFIVLGLITSKHGALENKNEIRKRIEEATEYVPLEQLALSPQCGFASTEEGNLLTEEEQWNKLKHVVEISQEIWS; encoded by the coding sequence ATGAGTACACTGAAGACAAAAAAAATATATAGGGCAGATCACGTAGGAAGTCTGCTGAGACCTGAAAGAATTAAAGAGGCAAGGAAGCAGTTCTCGGAAGGTGCAATGGACGCGGAAGAACTGAAACGCATTGAAAATGAAGAAATTGCCCGGATTGTCAAGAAGCAGAAGGAACTCGGCCTCGAGGCTGTCACGGATGGAGAGCTCCGCCGTTCATGGTGGCATTTCGACTTCCTTGAAAACCTTACAGGTGTGGAGGGCTACTGGTCTGGTGATGGGATTGCATTCAAAGAGAAGACGACTAAATCAAGGGCCATCAAAGTGACCGGCAAACTGGACTTCAATGATCATCCGATGCTTCAGGATTTCAAATATCTTAATGAACAGGCCGGGGACCACACTGCCAAGTTCACAATTCCGAGTCCAAGCATGCTGCATTTCCGGGGAGAAATTGATCCATCTGTCTATCCCGATGAAGATGTCTTCTTCGATGATCTGGCAAAAGCCTATAAAAAGGCACTGGATGCCTTCTATAAAGCGGGCTGTCGATACCTCCAGCTCGATGACACAGCATGGGCATACCTATGTTCCGAAGAGCAGAAAGAAGAGTTGAAAAACAAGGGGCTCGACCCGGATCATCTGGTCGGCAAGTATCTTGAAACCCTTAATAAGGCGGTAGCCGACCGTCCGGATGACTTCAAGATTACAATGCACATCTGCCGCGGGAACTTCCGCTCCACATGGATTTCTTCCGGTGGATATGAGCCAGTCGCAAAAGAGATCTTTGGCAAGCTCGACATCGACGGATTCTTCCTCGAATACGATAGTGACCGTGCCGGTGATTTCAGGCCGCTCCGTCATGTGAATCGTGAGGATCTCTTCATCGTCCTTGGATTGATCACTTCCAAGCACGGCGCACTCGAGAACAAGAATGAAATCAGGAAAAGAATCGAGGAAGCAACGGAGTATGTCCCACTTGAACAGCTCGCCCTGAGTCCACAGTGTGGTTTTGCCTCCACTGAAGAAGGCAACCTGCTGACCGAAGAAGAACAATGGAACAAGTTGAAGCATGTAGTGGAGATTTCCCAGGAAATCTGGTCCTAA
- a CDS encoding LysR family transcriptional regulator yields the protein MKLHQLKYFIEVVLSGSINEAARRLYISQPTLSKAIKELEMDLGIVLFTRTSTGISLSPDGAEFLGYARQINEQVELLERRYFDTEPSQQLFSVSSQHYSFVVDAFVEMIRKYGGDKYQFTIRETRTYEIIEDVKNLTSEIGVLYISAFNEKVLLQLIKEKGLEFTQLFEAHPHIFISNNNPLATRDSVTLDDLDPYPRLAFEQGEFNSFYYSEEVFSTIPSPKSIQVSDRATLFNLLIGLNGYTISTGILSKDLDSSEIVQVPLEVEDTIKVGWVVNKKIKLSRMARLYLEELSATTRHML from the coding sequence ATGAAGCTACACCAATTGAAATACTTCATTGAAGTTGTGTTGAGCGGATCCATCAATGAGGCGGCCAGAAGACTGTATATATCACAGCCCACTCTGTCCAAAGCGATCAAGGAGCTGGAAATGGACCTCGGTATTGTTCTGTTTACAAGAACCTCCACAGGCATATCACTCTCTCCGGACGGGGCTGAATTTCTGGGCTATGCCCGACAGATCAATGAGCAGGTTGAACTGCTTGAAAGGCGGTATTTCGATACGGAACCTTCGCAGCAGCTGTTCTCGGTTTCCTCCCAACACTATTCATTCGTCGTGGATGCTTTTGTTGAGATGATCCGCAAATATGGCGGAGACAAGTACCAGTTTACAATCAGGGAAACACGGACATATGAGATAATAGAGGATGTGAAAAATTTGACCAGCGAAATCGGCGTGCTCTACATTAGTGCTTTCAATGAAAAGGTGCTGCTGCAGCTGATCAAGGAAAAAGGTCTGGAGTTCACTCAGCTGTTTGAAGCTCATCCCCATATATTCATCAGCAACAATAATCCTCTGGCGACGAGGGATTCTGTAACCCTGGATGACCTGGACCCATACCCGCGCCTTGCTTTTGAGCAGGGTGAGTTCAATTCCTTCTACTATTCCGAAGAGGTTTTCAGCACGATACCAAGTCCCAAAAGCATACAGGTGAGCGACCGGGCGACTTTGTTCAATCTGCTCATCGGACTGAATGGCTATACCATATCTACAGGAATATTGAGCAAAGACCTGGACAGTTCTGAAATTGTACAGGTACCCTTGGAAGTTGAAGACACGATCAAGGTTGGCTGGGTCGTCAATAAGAAGATTAAGCTCAGCCGTATGGCAAGGCTGTATCTTGAAGAATTGAGTGCGACAACCCGACATATGCTATAA